Genomic DNA from Pseudodesulfovibrio senegalensis:
CGCTGGAAGAGGAACGCAGGCAGCGGCAAAAGGAAAAGCAGAAGGAGGAAGCCCGGGAGCGGCGCAAGGAGCGCATCCGGGTCCGCGAGGCGCGCAGCGTCGAGGCTGCGCAACTGCAGAAGAAGCAACCGGAAACGCTGGTCAACGGCGGCTCCGGGGTGCAGGGCCGGGCCACGGTGTCCGGCGCGGCGCTCAAGACCCGGCTGGGGGAATGACATGAGCGCACAACTGGCAGATGCCGTGTTGCGGCGTTTCGATTCGCTGGAACGGGAGCGCACGCCGTGGGTTCCGGTCTGGAAGGAATTGGCGGAGTACATGCTGCCGCGCAAGAACGGACGGTCCATGGACGGGGTCACCGCCGCCCTGCCCGGCGACGAGCGCATCTATGATTCCACGCCGCTGAACGCGCTGGAGCTTCTGGCCTCGGCTCTGGGCGGCTTGCTGACCAGCCCGTGCCAGCCGTGGTTCGAGTTGCGGGCGCGGCCCGGCCTTGAAGCCGGGGAGTCGCCCCAGGTCAGGGCCTTTCTGGCCGATGCCCGCGAACGCATGGCGCGCGCCTTCAATGACGACGACACCGGGTTTCAGGCCCACATCCATGAGTTGTATCTGGACGTGGCTTTGCTCGGCACCGGGGTCATGTACGTGGAGTCGGACCCGCAGACCGTGGTGCGTTTTGCGTCCCGTCCCTTGGGCGAGGTGCGCGTGGCCGAATCCGCGCGGGGCATGGTGGACACCGTGTTCCGCAAGTACGAGCTGACCGTGCGGCAGGCCGTGGCCGAATGGGGCGAGGCCTGCTCATCGGAGCTGGTGGCGCGTCTGGCCGAGCACCCGGACGATTCGGTGGAGATCGTGCACGCGGTGTTTCCGCGCCGGGACCGTGACCCCGGAGGCGTGGGCGTGGCCCATTTTCCGTGGGCCTGCGTGTATCTGGAGGCGCAGACCCGGCACGTGCTTGAGGAATCCGGGTATCTGGAAATGCCTTTCATGGTGCCGCGCTGGGCCAAGGCCTCGGGTGACGTGTATGGCCGCGGGCCGGGTTTGACCGCGCTTTCGGACGTGCGCGTACTCAACGCCATGTCGCGCACCGCGCTCATGGCCGCGGAAAAGATGAGCGATCCGCCCCTGATGGTGCCGGACGACGGTTTTCTCGGCCCGGTGCGTTCCGGTCCGGGGGGGCTGTCCTATTACCGGGCCGGTTCGCCGGACCGCATCGAGCCGCTGCCCGTGCGCTGCGACCTGCATGCGGCCGAAACCATGATGGCCCAGCGCAGGGAGGCCATCCGGCGTATCTTCCTCAACGACCAGTTGCGCACCGAGGACGGCCCGGCCATGTCCGCCACCGAGGCGGTCATCCGGCAGGGCGAGCGGTTGCGCGTGCTCGGTCCGGTGTTGGGCCGTTTGCAGACCGAACTGCTCGGGCCGCTGGTGCAGCGGGTATTCATGGTTATGCTGCGCGCCGGGGCCTTGCCGCCGTTGCCCCAAGGCCTGTCCGCCACGGACATCTGCGTGCGCCACAGCTCGGTGGTGGGCCGCGCCCAGCGCGAGTACGAGGCCCAGGGCCTTGCCCGGGTCATGGAGTATGTGACGCCGCTGGCCGGTGCGGACGAGTCGGTCATGGACAACTTCGACACGGACCGGGTGGCCCGCCATGCCGCGGACCTGTTCGGTGTGCCCGTGGACCTGCTGCGTTCGCAACAGGATGTGGCGGCCATGCGCCATGACCGTCGGCAACAGTCGGAGCAGGAGCGCTCGGCGGCCATTATCGACAGACTGGCCGGGCTGGCCCATACCCTTTCGCAAACCAAAACCGACGGTCCCAACGCCCTGACCGAGCTGGCCGGCCTTCTGGCCGCCGTTGTTCCGGACTCCGGTGCGCAGGAACCGCAGGAGGAGAATCATGCAGGAGACGGTTGAGCTGCATCGCGCCTATCGGCGCGCGCTGGACAACGAGGACGGCCGAAGAGTGCTGCACGATCTGGAACAGCGGGGCTGCCTTGCGCGCTCCACTTTTTCCACGGATCCGGGCCGCACTTTCTACAACGAGGGCAGGCGCAGCATGGTGCTGCACGTGCGGCACATGTTGGACGAGAATAACTTTAAGGAACTCATGGAGAAGAAACGCCATGGCTGAACACAAAACAGTGAATACGGACTGGCGCAGGAGTCTGCCCGCAGAGTGGACCGTGCCGTGCACGGGCGAGGACGGGGGCTGCCGCGACATTCCCCTGCGCGAGCACCCGGCGCTTGCCAAGTATGCGAGCAAGGACGAGGCGGTCAAGGCCTTGGTGCATGCCCAGCGCATGCTGGGCCGCAGGCCCGAGGGGTATGTGCGCGTGCCCGAATCGGGCGAGGACGCGGATCAGTGGGAAGAACTCTGGACCGCGCTCGGCCGCCCGGAATCCCCGGACAAATACGCCATGCCCGAACTGGAACTGCCCGAGGGCATGGCCGTGGACGAGTCGTTTCTGGCTGAATTTGCGCAGACCGCGCACGGCTTGGGCCTGAGCAGTGATCAGGCCGCCGGGCTGTACGGCTGGTTCGTGCCCCGCGTGGTGGAGCTGGACCGCGAGACCGGCCAGGCCGCCGAGGAATTGCGGCACAGCGAGTTCGAGGCCCTGCGCGGCCAGCACATGGGCCGGACCTCGGACGTGCTGGAGCGTGCTCTGCAGTCGGCCCGCGCCATTGGCGGGGACGGGCTGGTGCAGGCCTTGGACGAGACCGGAGCCGGGGACCGCGCCGCCGTGATCAGCGCGTTTGCGCGGCTGGCGCCGCTGGTGCTGGAGGGGCGTTTTCGCAACGAGCGCGCGGCCTCGGGCGTGCCGTTGGACCGTGCGCAGCTGGAGGCCATGATGCGCGACCCGCGCTATCACGATCCGCTGGAGCGCGATCCCGAGTGGGTGCGGCGCATCGAGGAGGGCTTTCAGACCCTGTATCCCGGTGCAAAGAAACGGTAGTTTCGTTTATTTGATCTATTGGCGCGGCATGTCCGAAAGGGCGTGCCGCGTTTTTCGTGGCTTGTACCGTCTTGCGCATGGAAAGCGGCAGGAACCCGGAGAGCAATGCCGCTAGAATCCGTAGCGCATGTATTCCTTGTCCAGCCGGTTGATGAGCTGCACGTAACGGTACGCGCCCTTGATCTGTGCATCCTCAATGAGCTTGTAGCCTTTTTTCCGGCAGGCCGGGCAGGCGCTCTGCGGAATTTCCACCCCGAGACACAGGGGATTGTTGCTGGAGCGCGATTCGCAGGAGAGCAGGCCCCGGCAATGGTCACACAGGTACAGGGTTTCGGTCTGGGCCTCGGTGATGCCGTCCGTATCGTAGAAGATGTCCTTGTGCCGGATGGCACGGTCGCCCGCGATCACGCCCTGCGCGGATTTTTCCGAGCCGTCAAAGGGCGGCGGATTGAAATATATCTGTGGGAGCACATCGCAAAGCTGTTCGATGTAGGCCGTGGTCCGTGCGTCCTGCTTCCATTTTTCCGGGGTGTAGTCCGGTTCGCGCACATGGCTGAAATCGGCCCCGGCCATGGCCAGACAGATGCCCAGGTTCAGGTAGGGCAGCGCGCCCTGAATGGCGTATCCGCCTTCGAGCACGGCGATGTCCGGGTTGAGCATGCTGTTGAGCTTGGCATAGCCCTGTGCGGAAAC
This window encodes:
- a CDS encoding portal protein — its product is MSAQLADAVLRRFDSLERERTPWVPVWKELAEYMLPRKNGRSMDGVTAALPGDERIYDSTPLNALELLASALGGLLTSPCQPWFELRARPGLEAGESPQVRAFLADARERMARAFNDDDTGFQAHIHELYLDVALLGTGVMYVESDPQTVVRFASRPLGEVRVAESARGMVDTVFRKYELTVRQAVAEWGEACSSELVARLAEHPDDSVEIVHAVFPRRDRDPGGVGVAHFPWACVYLEAQTRHVLEESGYLEMPFMVPRWAKASGDVYGRGPGLTALSDVRVLNAMSRTALMAAEKMSDPPLMVPDDGFLGPVRSGPGGLSYYRAGSPDRIEPLPVRCDLHAAETMMAQRREAIRRIFLNDQLRTEDGPAMSATEAVIRQGERLRVLGPVLGRLQTELLGPLVQRVFMVMLRAGALPPLPQGLSATDICVRHSSVVGRAQREYEAQGLARVMEYVTPLAGADESVMDNFDTDRVARHAADLFGVPVDLLRSQQDVAAMRHDRRQQSEQERSAAIIDRLAGLAHTLSQTKTDGPNALTELAGLLAAVVPDSGAQEPQEENHAGDG